From one Streptomyces sp. SCSIO 30461 genomic stretch:
- the paaK gene encoding phenylacetate--CoA ligase PaaK, which produces MTDPTRTTRPATDLLDAGERLSREELRTLQVERLRATLRHAYENVGFYREAFDKAGLRPDDCRSLEDLARFPFTTKADLRDHYPFGMFAVEPSRVRRVHASSGTTGRPTVVGYTDRDLGTWADVVARSIRAAGGRPGHKVHVAYGYGLFTGGLGAHYGAERLGCTVIPASGGMTARQVQLIQDFRPEIIMVTPSYMLTLLDEFERQGVDPRATSLRVGILGAEPWTEEMRREIESRFAIDAVDIYGLSEVIGPGVAQECVETKDGLHIWEDHFYPEVVDPFTGEVLPDGDEGELVFTSLTKEAMPVIRYRTRDLTRLLPGTARVFRRMEKVTGRSDDMIILRGVNLFPTQIEEIVLRTPGVAPHFQLRLAKEGRMDALTVRTEARTDASPEQRRAAAELIAAAVKDTIGVSVAVEVVEPETLERSVGKIKRIVDLRQDG; this is translated from the coding sequence ATGACCGACCCGACGCGCACGACGCGGCCCGCCACGGATCTGCTGGACGCAGGAGAGCGGCTGAGCCGCGAGGAGCTGCGGACACTCCAGGTGGAGCGGCTGCGGGCGACCCTGCGTCACGCGTACGAGAACGTCGGGTTCTATCGCGAGGCGTTCGACAAGGCCGGGCTACGGCCCGATGACTGCCGCTCCCTGGAGGACCTGGCCCGTTTCCCGTTCACCACCAAGGCCGACCTGCGGGACCACTACCCGTTCGGGATGTTCGCGGTCGAGCCGTCGCGGGTGCGGCGCGTGCACGCCTCCAGCGGTACGACCGGGCGCCCCACCGTGGTGGGCTACACCGACCGCGACCTCGGCACCTGGGCGGACGTGGTGGCCCGCTCGATCCGCGCGGCGGGCGGGCGCCCCGGGCACAAGGTCCACGTGGCCTACGGGTACGGGCTGTTCACCGGCGGGCTCGGCGCGCACTACGGCGCCGAGCGGCTCGGCTGCACGGTCATCCCCGCATCAGGTGGCATGACGGCCCGACAGGTCCAGCTGATCCAGGACTTCCGGCCCGAGATCATCATGGTGACGCCTTCGTACATGCTCACTCTGCTGGACGAGTTCGAGCGGCAGGGAGTCGATCCCCGCGCTACCTCGCTCAGGGTCGGGATACTCGGCGCGGAGCCGTGGACCGAGGAGATGCGGCGGGAGATCGAGAGTCGGTTCGCCATCGACGCCGTGGACATCTACGGACTCTCCGAAGTGATCGGGCCTGGCGTGGCCCAGGAGTGCGTAGAGACCAAGGACGGACTGCACATCTGGGAGGACCACTTCTATCCGGAGGTCGTGGACCCGTTCACGGGAGAGGTGCTGCCGGACGGCGATGAGGGCGAACTGGTGTTCACATCGCTCACCAAGGAGGCGATGCCGGTGATCCGCTACCGGACCAGGGACCTGACCCGGCTGCTGCCGGGGACGGCGCGGGTGTTCCGGCGGATGGAGAAGGTGACCGGGCGCAGCGACGACATGATCATCCTTCGCGGCGTGAACCTCTTCCCCACCCAGATCGAGGAGATCGTGCTGCGAACGCCGGGTGTCGCCCCGCACTTCCAGCTGCGGCTGGCCAAGGAGGGCAGGATGGACGCCCTGACCGTGAGGACCGAGGCCCGGACCGACGCGTCGCCCGAGCAGCGGAGGGCCGCGGCCGAACTGATCGCGGCGGCGGTGAAGGACACGATCGGGGTCTCGGTGGCGGTGGAGGTGGTCGAACCGGAGACCCTGGAGCGCTCGGTCGGCAAGATCAAACGGATCGTGGACCTCCGGCAGGACGGCTGA